Genomic DNA from Niallia circulans:
CAAAAAGTTTATGATTTAAAAGGTAGAATGTTAAGGTTAAATGATTTACACAATTTTGTTCATACAAAGGGTTATGAATACTCAAATAATATGGGATTAAAACATAGAAGTAATTATCAAACTTTTGAAGAAGAATCATTCCATAGATGGTTTGCTTGTATGAAAGAGGTAGTCGAATTATCTGCTATTTTTCATCTTGTTAAGTATCCTATAGGTATAATTGAATACGATTATAGTAGAAAGTTCGGAATTAATGCACCTATGATGGGGGTATTACAGGAACATCAAATAGTTATATTAAGGGAAATAATTGGGGAAGAGTTAGTAATTGAGATTGAAAAAATAGCTGATAATGATTCAGATATAAAAGACACAATGGAATGGATAAATTCATTGGAGGATAAAACAGATGATGACGTTGAACAACAAATCATTAAGCGAGAAAAGTCTGAGATAGAGTATAGTGGACTTAATAATTGGATAATAAATTATAATGCACTATATTCAACGATGTCGAAAGAAACAGGCTGGATAGAGAGAAGAGAGAGTTTAAAAAAATGGGCGAAGGAAAATAATTATATTGAACATGTGATGATAAGGAATGCTCTTAAAATAAAGGAGCTAAAAGAAAGCGGATATTCACTAGAAGAAATAACAGTTGTATTAAAAGATAAGCATTTTGGGAATTTGGAAAAAGTTTATGTAAATCCTCATAAAGAAATCCTTAAGCTTAGAGGAATGCTTAGTAAAATCAAGGGAAATACAAATGGAAATAGTAATCTGGAAAATTGTGAATAAAATCTTGTAGTTTTTTTCTAGATTTAATTCTTTATTATTTGTTTTAGTTTGAGGAGTTAAATTAGAGCAAAGTCTGTCGTAATTTGTAAAAATATGTTATAATATTACAATGTATCTCTGTTGTAAAGGAGTAATCATTGTGGAAATTAATAGGAATAGTGTCCTTGAAAGAGCTTTTGGTAATTTAACTAAATCTCAAGTTATAGAAGTGCTAAAAAAATTTAAAAATGGTTTTGTTTTAGATAAAAGTAAGAAAAATAAAAGTGACTTAAAAGAAGAATTTCTGCTTTTAGGGAGGGTTCTTAGTAGTCAAGATATTATTAATCTGGCAGAGATGGCTGTAATGAAAAGAAAAAAAGGTTTATCTGCATATACCTATAAACTAAATAATCTGGGTAAATTAAATAATAAGACTCCTGAACAAATAAAAACCGAATTTATGAAATCTTTTGTTATAACTCCTCAGTTTGAGGTTGTGATGATGGACATAGAATCAGATGAGAAAGATATAATTTTAAAGATGAGTATTAAAGAATACGGAACATATTGGAAAATGGGCGTTCAGGATATAAGTTCGTTAACTGCTGTTTACCACAATACTGTTACTATAGAGAAAAGCAATAGTAAAATATCTGTGGAAGCTGGTGGAGATAACATTGAAGATGTTATAGAGAAATTTCTTCTAAATAGATTAAATGTTTCTTTCTCACCTTATAATATTAGAATATTTAATGCTCCAACTTTAGAAATGGATAGTGCTTCAGAAAAGACAATGCTTATTTTAGATTTTATCTATAATAGGTTACCATCAAGAGGGATAAGTTCTAGCTTTAATGATGTTAAATTCAAGTTGAATAGCACATCGCAAAGCGGAGGATTAAAAGGTGTTACTATACACGGTAACGATATTATTAATTCAGATGAAGCATGTAAGTACATTACATTATCTAATGATATAATCTCCTTTAAAACTACTTCAATATATAATGGTATAAAAGTAAATGTACATTTTAGTTTGAAAGGAAAAGAATACGACAAGCTAAAAATAGTTATACTTGATAATAAAGATGAGGACTTTAAGCTAGATGTTTTGAATCATATACAAGAGGAATATATTCTAATGTGTAACAATGGAATCATGGATATTGAAGCTACTAGAAGAATCCTTGAGCCAATATATAGTTCATTCATAGCTTCTCATAGCTAATAACCTCTAAAAAAGTAGGTGTTAACATGCTACTCCACAAAGATTGTGTTTTTTATAAATATAGTGGAAGCCCTAACTGGGGGGAGATGGAAAGTAATAATAGAGATGACTTTTATACTATGGTTTGTGATTTGTATGAAGAGGGAATCCTTAGAGCTGATATTAACTGGACAGACCCCATAAAAGTAAGAGATAAAATTATCACTTCACAACGTAAAACAATAAGTTTTTATATTTTTGAAGAAAATAATACATTATGTTTATTTGGTGGGTCTGAAAGTCAGATTGCTTATGCTATTTCAAAGATAGTTTCTTTCTTTACCATAAGAATTAAAAAAATAAATATATTTCATAGTTTTAAAGAATACCTTAATGAAAGTAAGGAATTTAATGGGTTTCAACTAACTAGTGTGGACATTGCAAAACTTCAAACAGGCTATGATGATAGCACATATTCCAATATTCCTGTAAAGGACATGCCAGTTAGAGTTTTGACAAACCACCTAAATCATTCGGATATTGTAAGTTTAGTTCTTTATACAAAAATGGAACAAATATATTTTGTATTAGATTTAAACTCAGTAGTATCATTCTTTGATACTGACGGTGATAACTGCATATTTGAAACATGTAAAAGGATTGTTGCGAATGTTATTTAAATGGTGGTCATTGTTAATATTGATTATTCCCTTTTTACTAATACTAGGACTGTTATTTTGGTTTGATGATTTCCAGTCCTATTTTAGTTTAGAAGGAGAATTACCTTCGTTAGTTTCTGATGCATCCAATTTAATAAGTTGGATATTTGGAGGTATAATGTCATTGTTGGGGTTTGTAACATTATTTATTGCTTTTTCTTATGAAAACAAACTATTAAATGCATCAAAGATTAAGCAACAGATACTAAGACCTTATGCCTTGACGCTTGAAGAGATTATTTTAAACTTTAGTCAATATAGTATATATATAACAAAGGACTTTCTGCTTAATTATATTTATTGGGTTTTCCTTATAGTTTCGGGTATCTCAATTACTACTTGGGGAATTGTTATTTCGCTTTATACGAATTTTAATTTTTTTGCAAAAGAACTGAATTATATACATATCATTAATATAACCGAATTAATAATGTGGGGAGTATTATCCTTTTTACTAATTTCTATCTCTATTTTATTAAATCTAATTCGGCTAAATAAAGACCCACTTGATAAGGGTTATTTACTTAATGAGAAAGAATTATCCAATATTGAAATAATTAAGAAAAGTGAAGGGGATTTACAAGAATTATTCTTTAAAATATCCCCTACAATAACTTTACACCAGATTCCGCAGGAAGGTGAAGGGGAATGTGATTTGAGTATTCACTTTCCTTTGAAGTTATCTAATATTAGGTTTGTCGCTAAAATATATAATGCAAATAAGGATATAGTCATAAGGATGTTTGGAGTAATGCAAAACATCGATAAACTTGGAGAAAGTTATTCTCACGTATTCACAAAGCAAATTAATCCAGTAAATTTAGAAATTAATGAAAATGCCCATTGTGAGCTTAAGTTCTACGATAATCAAAATAAAATAGTAAGTTTATTGAAATTAAAAGCTAAAAAGACGGATGACTTTATTAAGTTTTATGAGAGTGAAAAAGTTGATTTAAATATGATTACCAATGATAATGATTACCGTGATATTGAAAATAGCTTTGATGAATTTATAGATTTCTCTATGTGAACTTGAAATTCTAATTAAAATATAAAAGTTATAAGACACTCTTCAAGTGTCCTTTTTCTATAGGATGGTCAGGTTGATGCTCGCATTGGTAGTGACTATCTCATTCAGCGTTTTTTTGGTTCTTATACTAATTATTGAAAGAGAACTGTGTCATATTACTATTAACTGTTTCAGTTATGTGCTTAACAATCAAATTAATGTTTGTTATAATTTAATTAGTTCGTACAAGAGCTCAATAAGTAGAGAAACATTGTTTATGAACTATACAATACATTCACATATAAATAGGAAGAAATAAGGTAATTAAAGTTGATTTATTCGCTTTATAATAGGATAATCACTTTCTCGTACAGACCGTATCGCTAAGTACAACCAGCTTCTTCGCATCGAAGACGAGCTTGGCGACCTAGCTGTATACGATGGTCTTCAATCTTTCTACAACCTTAAAAAATAAGGTTTGAACATTAACACCTGACATTCATTTGTCAGGTGTTTTTTGTTTGGATAAGTTTTGTAAAACAATTGTAAGGCTATTGTGGGACAACATAAAATATGGTACATTAAGAGTAATGTATGTTCGTCTTAATGGAGGTGTTTGTATGCTACACACAATCTTGTTAACATTATTGATCATTGTTGCTCTTGCTCTTATTGTAGTTGTACTTTTGCAATCAGGGAAAAGTGCAGGTCTATCCGGGGCCATTTCTGGTGGGGCAGAACAGCTTTTCGGTAAACAAAAAGCGCGTGGTTTAGATTTAATACTTCATAATACAACAATCGTGTTGGCTATTCTGTTTTTTGCCTTGACGATTGCAGTCAGCTATTTCGATATTTAATAGCTGTACGGTATAGATGAAAACCTGGCCGGAAGCGGTCAGGTTTTTTTTCTGTAATAGAAGCTTTAATTCTTTTTACTGGATTCTTATCCTTTTTTCTGCCTAAAATAGGATAAGAATTGAAGAAATTCAAGCATACATAATTGATTTCGAATAAAATGGGAAAAGATAAAGCAAGGAGTGTTTTAAATGAAATTAGTGGAACAAAAGCCATTGTTTTTTGAAGGAGACAATAAACGTGCTGTCTTACTGCTGCATGGCTTTACAGGCAATACTTCAGATGTCAGGCTGCTCGGCCGCTACTTGAATACAAAAGGATACACAAGCTATATTCCATTGTATAAGGGGCATGGAGTGCCTCCAGAGGACCTTGTTCAATATGGCCCTAAAGA
This window encodes:
- the secG gene encoding preprotein translocase subunit SecG produces the protein MLHTILLTLLIIVALALIVVVLLQSGKSAGLSGAISGGAEQLFGKQKARGLDLILHNTTIVLAILFFALTIAVSYFDI